The Nitrososphaerota archaeon genome includes a region encoding these proteins:
- a CDS encoding Hsp20/alpha crystallin family protein yields the protein MDWIDEVIDEFDEQFRPLWSASESCLEPLVDVSTTDDNVVVTVDLPCVASKDDISLSVTNNSLEVKAVLHRNMKWERWGTSQKHIAFNSFKTLIDLPVKVNTAKAKAKFTSGILTITLPRAQKKIGLKID from the coding sequence GTGGATTGGATTGATGAAGTAATCGATGAGTTTGATGAGCAGTTCAGGCCGCTCTGGAGCGCTTCGGAGAGCTGCTTAGAGCCGCTGGTCGATGTGTCCACCACTGATGATAACGTGGTTGTGACAGTTGATCTCCCCTGTGTAGCCAGCAAGGACGATATTTCGCTTAGCGTCACTAACAATTCGCTGGAAGTCAAAGCGGTGCTACATCGAAACATGAAGTGGGAGCGGTGGGGCACCTCTCAGAAACACATCGCGTTCAACTCGTTCAAAACACTCATTGATCTGCCTGTTAAGGTTAACACTGCGAAGGCTAAGGCAAAGTTCACAAGCGGCATCTTAACAATCACTCTGCCTCGAGCCCAAAAGAAAATCGGCTTGAAGATAGATTAA
- a CDS encoding PAC2 family protein, translated as MPEIVQVVEDRDVRFRSPIAIEGLPDVGLVGTIAGSHVIEQLELSEVAHLESDEFPPVMVLHDGILKDPVRIYGNENLLVLMSEVPLPITALGPAARAITKWFKSKNVKLAISLSGVPVQERVDIQTPNVYSVANNIESREFLKNRGIEVMEEGFIAGIYAVLLKESSRINLPAVALLSQSFLKYPDPGAAASVIQALNKLIGTNVDVKSLLEKGDEIRVKARDLMKQAEGSIVDMQKPVEQGIPIMYR; from the coding sequence ATGCCAGAAATAGTTCAGGTTGTTGAGGATCGGGATGTGCGGTTCCGCTCGCCTATAGCGATTGAAGGGTTACCTGACGTTGGGCTGGTCGGTACGATTGCGGGGTCGCATGTGATTGAGCAGCTCGAGTTGAGTGAGGTAGCTCACTTGGAGTCGGATGAGTTTCCTCCCGTTATGGTATTGCATGACGGTATTCTGAAGGATCCGGTTCGGATTTACGGGAATGAGAATCTGCTTGTTTTGATGTCGGAGGTTCCGTTGCCTATCACGGCGCTCGGCCCTGCTGCTCGCGCTATCACCAAGTGGTTCAAGTCGAAGAATGTGAAGCTGGCGATTTCGCTAAGCGGGGTTCCTGTTCAGGAGCGGGTTGATATTCAGACACCTAATGTTTACAGTGTAGCGAACAACATTGAGTCACGGGAGTTTCTGAAGAACCGGGGTATCGAGGTGATGGAGGAGGGTTTCATCGCCGGGATCTACGCTGTCCTGTTGAAGGAGTCCAGCAGGATTAATCTGCCTGCGGTTGCACTTCTGTCACAATCCTTTCTGAAGTACCCTGATCCGGGTGCCGCCGCCTCGGTGATTCAGGCTTTGAACAAGCTCATAGGGACGAATGTGGATGTGAAGAGCCTGCTTGAAAAGGGGGATGAGATACGTGTGAAGGCGCGGGATTTGATGAAGCAGGCTGAAGGATCGATTGTCGATATGCAGAAGCCTGTGGAGCAGGGTATCCCAATCATGTATCGCTAG
- a CDS encoding CBS domain-containing protein, protein MTKDVVTIEGDKTVLEAAKMMRLKKFSSLVVTDKGKTAGILTERDLVRKVLAEDRDPSKLLIYQIMSTELITTTPETSIENAAKVMTEQRVRRLPVMKNKKLVGIITASDIARHLSDATSSIEMLLRSLRKSPNHG, encoded by the coding sequence ATGACGAAGGACGTTGTCACTATCGAAGGTGACAAAACGGTCCTAGAAGCCGCTAAAATGATGCGGCTGAAAAAGTTCAGCAGCCTAGTTGTCACCGACAAAGGAAAGACAGCAGGTATCCTAACCGAGCGGGATCTAGTCAGAAAAGTCTTAGCCGAAGACCGTGATCCCAGCAAACTGCTAATCTACCAAATAATGTCCACTGAACTAATCACCACAACCCCTGAAACCTCAATCGAAAACGCCGCCAAAGTCATGACCGAACAACGCGTCAGAAGACTACCCGTCATGAAAAACAAGAAACTCGTAGGCATCATCACAGCCAGCGACATCGCCAGACACCTCAGCGACGCCACCAGCAGCATAGAAATGCTCCTACGCTCACTCAGAAAATCACCAAACCACGGTTGA
- a CDS encoding tRNA pseudouridine(54/55) synthase Pus10, with amino-acid sequence MQNRRSDVEDLLKRYPLCDSCLGRQFSSEPRSFDYASKGRDLRQQAGFTGAEADQQQPCYICGGLLSNLERYVELVLNAVKDYEFSSIIIGAKIPISITEKEDHLRAEMKLRGGETVKTNFTGELNRIISQRLGVEAKHRVPDVTVVIDTLIDHAEVTPRPLYVYGRYVKTQRGIPQKRRRCPECRGEGCPKCDLTGYSTSDSVEQRLSEPLLNLFKAGKVRFTWLGGEDTDSLVLGRGRPFYAEVSEPMVRKPSNLESIMQAVNGAVSLKEFSILEGEPSSDREFTVTVESKMVLDQPVTEDALKNLETAFTGVAVTMTPPGRRSITKKIRKLTAESAVEAGEDKWKRLRLRVECDGGLSIRRFLTGENGEVKPNVAEVLERKVVLDESAPFDILEVGFET; translated from the coding sequence ATGCAAAACCGAAGAAGCGATGTGGAGGATCTTTTGAAGCGGTATCCTCTCTGTGACTCATGTCTTGGACGACAGTTTTCATCTGAGCCTAGGAGTTTCGACTACGCTTCGAAAGGTAGGGATCTGAGACAACAGGCTGGGTTCACCGGCGCGGAGGCTGATCAACAGCAACCGTGCTACATCTGCGGTGGTCTTCTCTCCAACCTGGAGAGGTATGTTGAGCTGGTGCTGAACGCGGTTAAAGATTATGAGTTTAGCAGCATCATTATTGGCGCCAAGATCCCGATATCTATCACTGAGAAGGAGGATCATCTAAGGGCTGAGATGAAGCTTCGTGGCGGTGAGACAGTTAAAACCAACTTTACAGGTGAACTGAACCGTATTATTTCACAGCGGCTCGGCGTCGAGGCTAAGCACCGTGTTCCAGATGTCACAGTTGTGATTGATACTCTCATAGATCATGCTGAAGTAACTCCTCGCCCTCTCTACGTGTATGGGAGGTACGTGAAGACTCAACGCGGCATCCCGCAGAAGCGGCGGCGCTGCCCCGAGTGCCGCGGAGAAGGCTGCCCTAAATGCGACCTCACCGGATACTCTACTAGTGACAGCGTCGAGCAGCGCCTCTCAGAACCTCTCCTCAACCTCTTCAAAGCAGGCAAAGTTAGGTTCACCTGGCTCGGAGGCGAAGACACAGATAGCCTTGTTCTGGGTCGCGGACGACCCTTCTACGCAGAGGTCTCTGAGCCGATGGTGCGTAAGCCCTCAAACCTTGAATCAATAATGCAGGCTGTTAACGGCGCAGTATCTCTGAAGGAGTTTTCAATCCTTGAAGGGGAACCGAGCAGCGATAGAGAGTTCACAGTAACCGTTGAAAGCAAAATGGTTCTAGATCAGCCTGTAACCGAGGATGCTTTGAAGAATCTCGAAACCGCCTTCACAGGCGTCGCAGTCACGATGACTCCGCCTGGCAGACGCAGCATAACTAAGAAGATTCGCAAGTTGACTGCTGAATCGGCGGTGGAGGCAGGTGAAGATAAGTGGAAGCGTCTGCGTCTCCGTGTTGAATGCGATGGTGGGCTGAGTATCAGGCGGTTTCTCACCGGTGAGAACGGTGAAGTGAAGCCTAATGTTGCGGAGGTTTTGGAGCGGAAGGTAGTTCTAGACGAGTCGGCTCCATTCGATATCCTAGAAGTTGGCTTCGAAACCTAG